A region from the Benincasa hispida cultivar B227 chromosome 10, ASM972705v1, whole genome shotgun sequence genome encodes:
- the LOC120088110 gene encoding E3 ubiquitin-protein ligase BRE1-like 2 isoform X2, translated as MFLCRLLLRDSIEVRRDGQIVNYVKEALTSRHASTMELFKFLEDILDTEREKTANIVSAWNVEQSSEDAIIQLSKMDEMMKEEASNLREMIEFLHLKHKEYADEIQTYVHSHLMDQTEIKRLSEELDESMAELEECRRKLVSLMMQKDVTIAMHAPNLGVVNGNLSPEKPAERTIGFRELKDSIEETKILAADRLSELQDAWEDNVTLSNQLQDLENDLKDEKYVHSSRLYILLSDQLQHLTAEVERYKSLTETLQTDRSHVMRREKDLNAKLESVDVARSSVDNNYSRIEELEHQLQKILVEKNDLEIEMEEAVQDSAREDIKGEFHVMASALSKEMGMMESQLKRWKETAHEAVSIREKVQALETLLTVKTKEKKSLTDICAQQTMEIKSLKSLVEKLLEDKLELELFLDMYGQETYDERDLVEIKESERRACSQADVLRSALDEHSLELRVKAANETEAACQQRLSAAEIEIAELRSNLDSVERDILELTEAIKIKDGEAEAYISEIETIGQAYEDMQTQNQHLLQQVTERDDLNIKLVSESVKSKQVQSLLQSEKQALGKQLQQINASLESLRTKIALTEDQMKASLTEVIRSTREERHLTISLEIAKWELADAEKELKWLKTAVSSSEKEYEQTQQQITDIEVELESERSSREKLEEELKELNSKVVKLTSETGEAAIKKLQDEINACKTILKCSICNDHPKEVVIVKCYHLFCSSCIQQRIERRNRKCPACGTAFGQNDVRAVKI; from the exons ATGTTTCTTTGTAGATTGCTACTGAGGGATTCTATTGAAGTCAGACGCGATGGACAAATTGTCAACTATGTAAAAGAAGCTCTCACTTCGCGTCATGCATCCACCATGGAGTTGTTTAAATTCTTGGAGGATATTCTCGATACTGAAAGGGAAAAAACTGCAAACATAGTTTCTGCTTGGAATGTGGAACAATCATCAGAAG ATGCTATCATTCAATTGTCAAAGATGGATGAGATGATGAAAGAGGAGGCTTCCAATCTACGAGAGATGATTGAATTTCTCCACTTGAAGCATAAAGAATATGCTGATGAGATTCAAACTTATGTTCACAGTCATTTGATGGATCAAACAGAGATTAAACGCCTTTCAG AGGAGCTAGATGAGAGTATGGCTGAACTTGAAGAATGTAGAAGAAAACTTGTTAGTCTTATGATGCAAAAAGATGTTACCATTGCAATGCATGCTCCCAACTTGGGCGTGGTGAATGGAAATTTATCACCTGAAAAACCTGCAGAGAGAACTATAGGATTTCGGGAATTAAAGGATTCCATTGAGGAAACTAAG ATACTGGCTGCTGATCGTTTGTCTGAGCTTCAAGATGCCTGGGAAGATAATGTAACCTTGTCAAATCAACTGCAAGATCTTGAG AATGATTTGAAGGATGAAAAGTATGTACATTCATCGCGTTTATACATTTTACTGAGTGACCAACTCCAACATTTGACTGCTGAAGTGGAGCGTTATAAATCACTGACCGAAACTTTGCAG ACTGACAGGTCTCATGTCATGAGAAGGGAGAAAGACTTGAATGCCAAATTGGAGTCTGTAGATGTTGCAAGGAGCTCCGTTGACAATAACTATTCTCGGATTGAGGAGCTAGAGCATCAGCTACAAAAAATATTGGTGGAAAAAAATGACTTAGAAATTGAAATGGAAGAGGCAGTTCAAGATTCTG CAAGAGAGGATATCAAAGGAGAATTTCATGTAATGGCTTCAGCTTTGTCTAAAGAAATGGGGATGATGGAATCTCAGCTAAAACGTTGGAAAGAGACAGCTCATGAAGCAGTGTCTATACGTGAGAAAGTCCAGGCACTTGAGACTTTGTTAACTGTGAAG acaaaagagaaaaagagtttgacAGACATATGTGCTCAACAAACGATGGAGATAAAATCCCTCAAGTCGTTG GTTGAGAAGTTGCTAGAGGACAAACTTGAGCTGGAATTATTTCTAGACATGTACGGGCAGGAAACTTATGATGAAAG agATTTGGTGGAGATCAAAGAATCAGAACGCCGAGCTTGCTCTCAGGCTGACGTTTTAAGAAGTGCTTTGGATGAGCATAGCCTTGAATTGAGAGTGAAAGCTGCGAATGAAACTGAAGCTGCTTGTCAACAACGGCTTTCTGCTGCTGAAATTGAAATAGCAGAGTTAAGATCCAACCTTGATTCCGTAGAGAG GGATATCTTAGAGCTTACTGAGGCCATAAAAATTAAAGATGGGGAGGCAGAGGCTTATATATCAGAAATAGAG ACTATTGGTCAAGCGTACGAAGATATGCAGACACAGAATCAGCATTTATTACAGCAGGTGACGGAGAGGGATGATCTTAATATTAAG TTAGTTTCAGAAAGTGTAAAGTCAAAGCAAGTTCAGAGCCTTTTACAATCTGAAAAGCAGGCCTTGGGAAAACAACTTCAACAAATTAATGCCTCCCTCGAATCTCTCAGAACTAAGATTGCTCTTACTGAAGATCAG ATGAAGGCCAGTCTGACTGAAGTAATTAGATCTACCCGAGAAGAAAGACATCTTACCATTAGCCTTGAAATTGCAAAGTGGGAGCTAGCTGATGCTGAGAAGGAATTGAAGTGGCTCAAGACGGCAGTTTCTTCTTCTGAGAAGGAGTATGAGCAAACACAGCAGCAGATAACTGATATTGAAGTAGAATTGGAGAGCGAAAG AAGTTCGAGGGAGAAACTCGAGGAAGAGTTAAAGGAATTGAATAGTAAGGTGGTCAAGTTGACTTCTGAAACTGGAGAGGCTGCTATAAAGAAATTGCAGGATGAAATTAATGCATGTAAAACTATTCTGAAGTGCAGTATTTGTAATGATCATCCAAAGGAG GTTGTAATTGTGAAGTGTTATCATCTATTCTGCAGTTCATGCATTCAACAAAGAATTGAACGCCGGAATCGCAAGTGCCCTGCTTGTGGTACTGCATTTGGTCAAAATGATGTTAGGGCCGTAAAGATATGA
- the LOC120088110 gene encoding E3 ubiquitin-protein ligase BRE1-like 2 isoform X3: protein MITGFLDAIIQLSKMDEMMKEEASNLREMIEFLHLKHKEYADEIQTYVHSHLMDQTEIKRLSEELDESMAELEECRRKLVSLMMQKDVTIAMHAPNLGVVNGNLSPEKPAERTIGFRELKDSIEETKILAADRLSELQDAWEDNVTLSNQLQDLENDLKDEKYVHSSRLYILLSDQLQHLTAEVERYKSLTETLQTDRSHVMRREKDLNAKLESVDVARSSVDNNYSRIEELEHQLQKILVEKNDLEIEMEEAVQDSAREDIKGEFHVMASALSKEMGMMESQLKRWKETAHEAVSIREKVQALETLLTVKTKEKKSLTDICAQQTMEIKSLKSLVEKLLEDKLELELFLDMYGQETYDERDLVEIKESERRACSQADVLRSALDEHSLELRVKAANETEAACQQRLSAAEIEIAELRSNLDSVERDILELTEAIKIKDGEAEAYISEIETIGQAYEDMQTQNQHLLQQVTERDDLNIKLVSESVKSKQVQSLLQSEKQALGKQLQQINASLESLRTKIALTEDQMKASLTEVIRSTREERHLTISLEIAKWELADAEKELKWLKTAVSSSEKEYEQTQQQITDIEVELESERSSREKLEEELKELNSKVVKLTSETGEAAIKKLQDEINACKTILKCSICNDHPKEVVIVKCYHLFCSSCIQQRIERRNRKCPACGTAFGQNDVRAVKI, encoded by the exons ATGATCACGGGCTTTTTAGATGCTATCATTCAATTGTCAAAGATGGATGAGATGATGAAAGAGGAGGCTTCCAATCTACGAGAGATGATTGAATTTCTCCACTTGAAGCATAAAGAATATGCTGATGAGATTCAAACTTATGTTCACAGTCATTTGATGGATCAAACAGAGATTAAACGCCTTTCAG AGGAGCTAGATGAGAGTATGGCTGAACTTGAAGAATGTAGAAGAAAACTTGTTAGTCTTATGATGCAAAAAGATGTTACCATTGCAATGCATGCTCCCAACTTGGGCGTGGTGAATGGAAATTTATCACCTGAAAAACCTGCAGAGAGAACTATAGGATTTCGGGAATTAAAGGATTCCATTGAGGAAACTAAG ATACTGGCTGCTGATCGTTTGTCTGAGCTTCAAGATGCCTGGGAAGATAATGTAACCTTGTCAAATCAACTGCAAGATCTTGAG AATGATTTGAAGGATGAAAAGTATGTACATTCATCGCGTTTATACATTTTACTGAGTGACCAACTCCAACATTTGACTGCTGAAGTGGAGCGTTATAAATCACTGACCGAAACTTTGCAG ACTGACAGGTCTCATGTCATGAGAAGGGAGAAAGACTTGAATGCCAAATTGGAGTCTGTAGATGTTGCAAGGAGCTCCGTTGACAATAACTATTCTCGGATTGAGGAGCTAGAGCATCAGCTACAAAAAATATTGGTGGAAAAAAATGACTTAGAAATTGAAATGGAAGAGGCAGTTCAAGATTCTG CAAGAGAGGATATCAAAGGAGAATTTCATGTAATGGCTTCAGCTTTGTCTAAAGAAATGGGGATGATGGAATCTCAGCTAAAACGTTGGAAAGAGACAGCTCATGAAGCAGTGTCTATACGTGAGAAAGTCCAGGCACTTGAGACTTTGTTAACTGTGAAG acaaaagagaaaaagagtttgacAGACATATGTGCTCAACAAACGATGGAGATAAAATCCCTCAAGTCGTTG GTTGAGAAGTTGCTAGAGGACAAACTTGAGCTGGAATTATTTCTAGACATGTACGGGCAGGAAACTTATGATGAAAG agATTTGGTGGAGATCAAAGAATCAGAACGCCGAGCTTGCTCTCAGGCTGACGTTTTAAGAAGTGCTTTGGATGAGCATAGCCTTGAATTGAGAGTGAAAGCTGCGAATGAAACTGAAGCTGCTTGTCAACAACGGCTTTCTGCTGCTGAAATTGAAATAGCAGAGTTAAGATCCAACCTTGATTCCGTAGAGAG GGATATCTTAGAGCTTACTGAGGCCATAAAAATTAAAGATGGGGAGGCAGAGGCTTATATATCAGAAATAGAG ACTATTGGTCAAGCGTACGAAGATATGCAGACACAGAATCAGCATTTATTACAGCAGGTGACGGAGAGGGATGATCTTAATATTAAG TTAGTTTCAGAAAGTGTAAAGTCAAAGCAAGTTCAGAGCCTTTTACAATCTGAAAAGCAGGCCTTGGGAAAACAACTTCAACAAATTAATGCCTCCCTCGAATCTCTCAGAACTAAGATTGCTCTTACTGAAGATCAG ATGAAGGCCAGTCTGACTGAAGTAATTAGATCTACCCGAGAAGAAAGACATCTTACCATTAGCCTTGAAATTGCAAAGTGGGAGCTAGCTGATGCTGAGAAGGAATTGAAGTGGCTCAAGACGGCAGTTTCTTCTTCTGAGAAGGAGTATGAGCAAACACAGCAGCAGATAACTGATATTGAAGTAGAATTGGAGAGCGAAAG AAGTTCGAGGGAGAAACTCGAGGAAGAGTTAAAGGAATTGAATAGTAAGGTGGTCAAGTTGACTTCTGAAACTGGAGAGGCTGCTATAAAGAAATTGCAGGATGAAATTAATGCATGTAAAACTATTCTGAAGTGCAGTATTTGTAATGATCATCCAAAGGAG GTTGTAATTGTGAAGTGTTATCATCTATTCTGCAGTTCATGCATTCAACAAAGAATTGAACGCCGGAATCGCAAGTGCCCTGCTTGTGGTACTGCATTTGGTCAAAATGATGTTAGGGCCGTAAAGATATGA
- the LOC120088110 gene encoding E3 ubiquitin-protein ligase BRE1-like 2 isoform X4: MRREKDLNAKLESVDVARSSVDNNYSRIEELEHQLQKILVEKNDLEIEMEEAVQDSAREDIKGEFHVMASALSKEMGMMESQLKRWKETAHEAVSIREKVQALETLLTVKTKEKKSLTDICAQQTMEIKSLKSLVEKLLEDKLELELFLDMYGQETYDERDLVEIKESERRACSQADVLRSALDEHSLELRVKAANETEAACQQRLSAAEIEIAELRSNLDSVERDILELTEAIKIKDGEAEAYISEIETIGQAYEDMQTQNQHLLQQVTERDDLNIKLVSESVKSKQVQSLLQSEKQALGKQLQQINASLESLRTKIALTEDQMKASLTEVIRSTREERHLTISLEIAKWELADAEKELKWLKTAVSSSEKEYEQTQQQITDIEVELESERSSREKLEEELKELNSKVVKLTSETGEAAIKKLQDEINACKTILKCSICNDHPKEVVIVKCYHLFCSSCIQQRIERRNRKCPACGTAFGQNDVRAVKI, from the exons ATGAGAAGGGAGAAAGACTTGAATGCCAAATTGGAGTCTGTAGATGTTGCAAGGAGCTCCGTTGACAATAACTATTCTCGGATTGAGGAGCTAGAGCATCAGCTACAAAAAATATTGGTGGAAAAAAATGACTTAGAAATTGAAATGGAAGAGGCAGTTCAAGATTCTG CAAGAGAGGATATCAAAGGAGAATTTCATGTAATGGCTTCAGCTTTGTCTAAAGAAATGGGGATGATGGAATCTCAGCTAAAACGTTGGAAAGAGACAGCTCATGAAGCAGTGTCTATACGTGAGAAAGTCCAGGCACTTGAGACTTTGTTAACTGTGAAG acaaaagagaaaaagagtttgacAGACATATGTGCTCAACAAACGATGGAGATAAAATCCCTCAAGTCGTTG GTTGAGAAGTTGCTAGAGGACAAACTTGAGCTGGAATTATTTCTAGACATGTACGGGCAGGAAACTTATGATGAAAG agATTTGGTGGAGATCAAAGAATCAGAACGCCGAGCTTGCTCTCAGGCTGACGTTTTAAGAAGTGCTTTGGATGAGCATAGCCTTGAATTGAGAGTGAAAGCTGCGAATGAAACTGAAGCTGCTTGTCAACAACGGCTTTCTGCTGCTGAAATTGAAATAGCAGAGTTAAGATCCAACCTTGATTCCGTAGAGAG GGATATCTTAGAGCTTACTGAGGCCATAAAAATTAAAGATGGGGAGGCAGAGGCTTATATATCAGAAATAGAG ACTATTGGTCAAGCGTACGAAGATATGCAGACACAGAATCAGCATTTATTACAGCAGGTGACGGAGAGGGATGATCTTAATATTAAG TTAGTTTCAGAAAGTGTAAAGTCAAAGCAAGTTCAGAGCCTTTTACAATCTGAAAAGCAGGCCTTGGGAAAACAACTTCAACAAATTAATGCCTCCCTCGAATCTCTCAGAACTAAGATTGCTCTTACTGAAGATCAG ATGAAGGCCAGTCTGACTGAAGTAATTAGATCTACCCGAGAAGAAAGACATCTTACCATTAGCCTTGAAATTGCAAAGTGGGAGCTAGCTGATGCTGAGAAGGAATTGAAGTGGCTCAAGACGGCAGTTTCTTCTTCTGAGAAGGAGTATGAGCAAACACAGCAGCAGATAACTGATATTGAAGTAGAATTGGAGAGCGAAAG AAGTTCGAGGGAGAAACTCGAGGAAGAGTTAAAGGAATTGAATAGTAAGGTGGTCAAGTTGACTTCTGAAACTGGAGAGGCTGCTATAAAGAAATTGCAGGATGAAATTAATGCATGTAAAACTATTCTGAAGTGCAGTATTTGTAATGATCATCCAAAGGAG GTTGTAATTGTGAAGTGTTATCATCTATTCTGCAGTTCATGCATTCAACAAAGAATTGAACGCCGGAATCGCAAGTGCCCTGCTTGTGGTACTGCATTTGGTCAAAATGATGTTAGGGCCGTAAAGATATGA